A region of Planktomarina temperata RCA23 DNA encodes the following proteins:
- a CDS encoding amidohydrolase family protein — MNVKIDSHQHFWNPKRGDYDWMPMDNEILARVYGPRDLEPHLLAAGIDQTVLVQAAATVEETEYMLGIADASPRIAGVVGWIDFENQQHAYHLRRLAKHPKFLGVRPMIQDIPDTDWMLRDDIQWAYELIIECDLTFDALGFPQHLENFLTLFTRYSDMRFVIDHCMKPQIRNHSVDGFTHWADGMSRLADQTTAYCKYSGLVTESDGWSLEKMQPYVEHLLKVFGSERLMWGSDWPVCRLEASYDAWHSAARALTADLPKAAQDRVFGGTAKKFYRL; from the coding sequence ATGAACGTGAAAATTGACAGCCATCAACACTTTTGGAATCCAAAACGTGGGGACTACGATTGGATGCCAATGGACAATGAAATCCTCGCTAGGGTGTACGGCCCACGAGATTTAGAGCCTCACCTGTTGGCGGCTGGGATTGATCAAACTGTTCTTGTTCAGGCCGCGGCGACGGTGGAAGAAACTGAGTATATGTTGGGCATTGCAGATGCATCGCCTCGAATCGCCGGGGTTGTCGGCTGGATCGATTTCGAAAATCAACAGCATGCATATCATTTGCGCAGGTTGGCCAAACACCCAAAATTTTTGGGCGTCCGCCCGATGATCCAGGACATACCGGATACGGACTGGATGCTACGAGACGACATTCAATGGGCTTATGAATTGATCATCGAGTGCGATTTAACATTCGATGCTTTGGGTTTCCCTCAACATCTTGAGAACTTTTTGACGCTTTTCACGCGATATTCCGACATGCGGTTCGTCATTGACCATTGTATGAAACCCCAGATCCGCAACCATTCCGTGGACGGCTTTACCCATTGGGCCGATGGAATGAGCCGTCTAGCCGACCAGACCACCGCGTACTGCAAATATTCCGGACTAGTCACGGAGTCCGATGGTTGGTCACTTGAGAAAATGCAACCCTACGTTGAGCACCTACTGAAGGTCTTTGGGTCTGAGCGATTAATGTGGGGGTCCGACTGGCCAGTCTGTCGCCTTGAGGCCAGCTACGACGCTTGGCATTCGGCTGCGCGCGCGTTAACAGCGGATCTGCCCAAGGCCGCGCAAGATAGGGTTTTTGGTGGTACAGCCAAGAAGTTCTATCGACTTTGA